In Janibacter sp. CX7, a single genomic region encodes these proteins:
- a CDS encoding NAD(P)/FAD-dependent oxidoreductase — protein sequence MSTTTRVDLLIVGAGPVGLFGAYYAGVRGLRTAVVDSLSQVGGQVSAMYPEKQIFDIAGFPAVSGRQLIANLVEQAAPYDPVYLLGQEAQELERTTDDQGRERLVVTTSTGDRVEAGAIVVTGGIGTFSPRKLPAGEDFLGRGLEYFVPSSAEYAGQHVVVVGGGDSAVDWANMLHPIAESVTLVHRRDQFRAHHGSVEQLHAAPVEIVLNAQVTETVGGRALESVMVTPKGEEPRSLRCTRLVAALGFTANLGPLRDWGVELHDNRHLVVDPAMRTNVPGIFAAGDITDYDGKVRLIAVGFGEVATAVNNAAVHIDPEAQLFPGHSTDNQPAVPQPA from the coding sequence ATGAGCACCACCACCCGTGTCGACCTGCTCATCGTCGGAGCCGGCCCCGTCGGGCTCTTCGGCGCCTACTACGCCGGCGTCCGCGGCCTGCGGACCGCCGTCGTCGACAGCCTCAGCCAGGTGGGCGGCCAGGTGAGCGCGATGTACCCGGAGAAGCAGATCTTCGACATCGCCGGCTTCCCCGCCGTCTCGGGCCGCCAGCTCATCGCCAACCTCGTCGAGCAGGCCGCGCCCTACGACCCGGTCTACCTGCTGGGCCAGGAGGCGCAGGAGCTCGAGCGGACCACCGACGACCAGGGCCGTGAGCGGCTCGTCGTGACGACGAGCACCGGCGACCGCGTCGAGGCGGGGGCGATCGTCGTCACCGGCGGCATCGGCACCTTCTCCCCGCGCAAGCTGCCGGCGGGCGAGGACTTCCTCGGTCGCGGGCTCGAGTACTTCGTCCCGAGCTCGGCGGAGTACGCCGGCCAGCACGTCGTCGTCGTCGGCGGCGGTGACTCGGCCGTCGACTGGGCCAACATGCTCCACCCGATCGCCGAGTCCGTGACGCTCGTGCACCGACGCGACCAGTTCCGCGCCCACCACGGGTCGGTCGAGCAGCTGCACGCGGCGCCCGTCGAGATCGTGCTCAACGCGCAGGTGACCGAGACCGTCGGTGGCCGTGCCCTCGAGTCGGTCATGGTGACGCCGAAGGGGGAGGAGCCCCGCTCCCTTCGCTGCACCCGGCTCGTCGCCGCCCTCGGCTTCACCGCCAATCTCGGCCCGCTGCGCGACTGGGGCGTCGAGCTCCACGACAACCGGCACCTCGTCGTCGACCCGGCGATGCGCACCAACGTCCCCGGCATCTTCGCGGCCGGTGACATCACCGACTACGACGGCAAGGTGCGCCTCATCGCCGTCGGCTTCGGCGAGGTGGCGACCGCGGTCAACAACGCGGCCGTCCACATCGACCCGGAGGCCCAGCTCTTCCCCGGGCACTCCACCGACAACCAGCCCGCGGTCCCGCAGCCCGCCTGA
- the fdxA gene encoding ferredoxin produces the protein MPYVIAGHCLDVMDTSCTEECPVDCIYEGERKLYINPKECIDCGACEPVCPVEAISQDRRVPEEMQEHIEDNRRFFTEVLDGRDEPLGAPGGSHKTGPIGVDTPMVADL, from the coding sequence ATGCCGTACGTCATCGCCGGACACTGCCTGGACGTCATGGACACCTCGTGCACCGAGGAGTGCCCCGTCGACTGCATCTACGAGGGCGAGCGCAAGCTCTACATCAACCCCAAGGAGTGCATCGACTGCGGCGCCTGCGAGCCGGTGTGCCCCGTCGAGGCGATCAGCCAGGACCGACGGGTGCCCGAGGAGATGCAGGAGCACATCGAGGACAACCGGCGCTTCTTCACCGAGGTCCTCGACGGCCGCGACGAGCCGCTCGGCGCACCCGGCGGCAGCCACAAGACCGGGCCGATCGGGGTCGACACCCCGATGGTCGCGGACCTCTGA
- a CDS encoding amidohydrolase family protein produces the protein MLDGHTLVDAHVHLPVLPTLSPSWIDWARQFGPEGLLERAWDADGVPRPAVVDELFAEQGVDVAILFCEYSPKATGMQLFDDLLPVVEHNPQRFRPMANVNPHLHFPLGDEVRRQLGHGAAGLKLHPVHGGFTCDDPMLYPAYQVLCEEGAPLVVHCGTSTFAGSSNQYADPSHLLAVTRDFPELDIVLAHGGRGWWYEQAAFMALSNPHVWIELSGLPPKRLPQYYAASGLERLARKMIFATDWPGVPGTDVNARAVADLVPDEDVPAVLGGNALRIYKHLTEAA, from the coding sequence GTGCTCGACGGTCACACCCTCGTCGACGCGCACGTCCACCTGCCCGTCCTGCCGACCCTGTCCCCGTCGTGGATCGACTGGGCGCGGCAGTTCGGGCCCGAGGGCCTGCTGGAGCGTGCGTGGGACGCCGACGGCGTCCCACGCCCGGCGGTCGTCGACGAGCTCTTCGCCGAGCAGGGCGTCGACGTCGCGATCCTCTTCTGCGAGTACAGCCCCAAGGCGACGGGCATGCAGCTCTTCGACGACCTCCTACCCGTCGTCGAGCACAACCCGCAGCGCTTCCGCCCGATGGCCAACGTCAACCCGCACCTGCACTTCCCCCTCGGGGACGAGGTGCGCCGCCAGCTCGGGCACGGTGCCGCGGGGCTGAAGCTGCACCCGGTCCACGGCGGCTTCACCTGCGACGACCCGATGCTCTACCCGGCCTACCAGGTGCTGTGCGAGGAGGGGGCGCCGCTCGTCGTGCACTGCGGCACCTCGACCTTCGCCGGGTCGTCCAACCAGTACGCCGACCCCTCGCACCTGCTCGCCGTGACGCGCGACTTCCCCGAGCTCGACATCGTCCTCGCCCACGGCGGGCGCGGCTGGTGGTACGAGCAGGCGGCCTTCATGGCGCTGAGCAACCCGCACGTGTGGATCGAGCTGTCGGGCCTGCCGCCCAAGCGCCTGCCGCAGTACTACGCGGCCTCCGGCCTCGAGCGGCTGGCGCGCAAGATGATCTTCGCGACCGACTGGCCGGGCGTGCCCGGCACCGACGTCAACGCCCGCGCGGTCGCCGACCTCGTGCCCGACGAGGATGTGCCTGCGGTCCTGGGGGGCAACGCCCTTCGCATCTACAAGCACCTGACCGAGGCGGCCTGA
- a CDS encoding gamma carbonic anhydrase family protein, whose protein sequence is MAIYALGDAVPTIPASAFVHPDAVVIGDVTLGERASVWPTAVLRADFGRIVVGDRTSVQDGTVVHVIEEQPTTIGADCVVGHNAHLEGCTIGDWCLVGSGSVVLNFASVGTGSVIAAGAVVRERAQVPAGSMAVGVPAQVRPVPADAAEWIRFGVGEYLDNSTRYRDQLRRLD, encoded by the coding sequence ATGGCGATCTACGCCCTCGGCGACGCGGTGCCGACGATCCCCGCCTCCGCCTTCGTCCACCCCGACGCCGTCGTCATCGGCGACGTGACGCTCGGCGAGCGCGCCTCGGTGTGGCCCACCGCGGTCCTGCGTGCCGACTTCGGCCGGATCGTCGTCGGCGACCGCACCTCGGTGCAGGACGGCACCGTCGTCCACGTCATCGAGGAGCAGCCGACGACGATCGGTGCCGACTGCGTCGTCGGGCACAACGCGCACCTCGAGGGCTGCACGATCGGCGACTGGTGCCTCGTCGGGTCCGGGTCGGTCGTGCTCAACTTCGCGTCCGTCGGCACGGGCTCGGTCATCGCGGCCGGTGCCGTCGTGCGCGAGCGGGCGCAGGTGCCCGCCGGCTCGATGGCCGTCGGCGTGCCCGCGCAGGTGCGCCCGGTCCCGGCCGACGCGGCGGAGTGGATCCGCTTCGGCGTCGGCGAGTACCTGGACAACTCCACCCGCTATCGCGACCAGCTGCGTCGGCTCGACTGA
- a CDS encoding DUF6158 family protein, producing the protein MSDATTGVPASELSDEELEAQGKSAHETRNWVFLHGSAEQFAHHTARMLELEREYVRRHPKRTWQGSGGAATDLAQTAASWRETVRAVIAQLEALVELPDPAPSDASATADPVAAFLQRLADNGGRLNKLEAHQVAREVGLDPAVRAELYRADPQLVATEGTDRVLTDAGRARLSGQGAG; encoded by the coding sequence ATGTCCGATGCCACCACCGGCGTCCCGGCGTCCGAGCTGAGCGACGAGGAGCTCGAGGCGCAGGGCAAGAGCGCGCACGAGACCCGCAACTGGGTCTTCCTCCACGGCAGCGCCGAGCAGTTCGCCCACCACACGGCCCGCATGCTCGAGCTCGAGCGCGAGTACGTGCGCCGCCACCCCAAGCGCACTTGGCAGGGCAGCGGCGGCGCGGCCACCGACCTCGCCCAGACCGCCGCCTCCTGGCGCGAGACGGTGCGGGCGGTCATCGCCCAGCTCGAGGCGCTCGTCGAGCTGCCCGACCCCGCGCCGAGCGACGCCTCGGCGACCGCCGACCCGGTGGCCGCCTTCCTCCAGCGGCTCGCCGACAACGGCGGCCGGCTCAACAAGCTCGAGGCCCACCAGGTCGCCCGCGAGGTCGGGCTCGACCCGGCCGTGCGGGCCGAGCTCTACCGTGCCGACCCCCAGCTCGTCGCCACGGAGGGCACCGACCGGGTGCTCACCGACGCCGGCCGCGCCCGGCTGAGCGGCCAGGGCGCCGGATGA
- the pcaF gene encoding 3-oxoadipyl-CoA thiolase, whose protein sequence is MSGARRAYLVDGVRTPIGRYGGALSSVRPDDLSAHTIRELLARHPDLDPELVDDVVVGCANQAGEDNRNIARMAALLADLPVTVPGTTINRLCGSGLDAVGYAARAVVAGDADLVVAGGVESMSRAPFVLPKAETPFARGMGVEDTTIGWRFVNPEMERRHGTDPMPRTAENVAVDDAVSREDQDAFALRSQERAAAAIASGRLAREIVPVTVPRRKADPVVVDADEHPRATSLEALGRLRPLFDGGSVTAGNSSGVNDGAAALLVASEEAVERHGLTPVARVDAVTAIGVEPRVMGLGPAPAVTRLLTHTGVGLDEVGVIELNEAFASQGLAVLRRLGIADDDPRVNAHGGAIALGHPLGMSGARIAWSAALSMADGDHDHAIATMCIGVGQGIAALLSRP, encoded by the coding sequence ATGAGCGGCGCCCGCCGGGCCTATCTCGTCGACGGGGTCCGCACGCCGATCGGTCGATATGGCGGGGCGCTGTCGAGCGTGCGCCCCGACGACCTCTCGGCGCACACGATCCGCGAGCTGCTCGCCCGGCACCCCGACCTCGACCCGGAGCTCGTCGACGACGTCGTCGTCGGCTGCGCCAACCAGGCGGGGGAGGACAACCGCAACATCGCACGGATGGCCGCGCTGCTCGCCGACCTGCCCGTCACGGTCCCCGGGACGACGATCAACCGGCTGTGCGGCTCGGGGCTCGACGCCGTCGGCTACGCGGCCCGCGCGGTCGTCGCCGGCGACGCCGACCTCGTCGTCGCCGGTGGGGTCGAGAGCATGAGCCGGGCCCCCTTCGTCCTGCCGAAGGCCGAGACCCCCTTCGCCCGGGGGATGGGCGTCGAGGACACGACGATCGGGTGGCGCTTCGTCAACCCCGAGATGGAGCGGCGCCACGGCACCGACCCGATGCCGAGGACGGCGGAGAACGTCGCCGTCGACGACGCCGTCTCCCGCGAGGACCAGGACGCCTTCGCGCTGCGCTCGCAGGAGCGGGCGGCCGCCGCCATCGCCTCGGGCCGGCTGGCCCGGGAAATCGTCCCGGTCACCGTGCCCCGACGCAAGGCCGACCCCGTGGTCGTCGACGCCGACGAGCACCCGCGCGCGACCTCGCTCGAGGCGCTCGGTCGGCTGCGGCCGCTCTTCGACGGTGGGTCGGTGACCGCCGGCAACTCGTCGGGCGTCAACGACGGCGCCGCCGCGCTGCTCGTCGCCTCGGAGGAGGCGGTGGAGCGTCACGGCCTGACGCCGGTCGCCCGGGTCGACGCGGTGACCGCCATCGGCGTCGAGCCGCGGGTCATGGGGCTCGGCCCCGCGCCGGCCGTCACCCGACTGCTGACGCACACCGGCGTCGGGCTCGACGAGGTGGGCGTCATCGAGCTCAACGAGGCCTTCGCCTCGCAGGGCCTGGCCGTGCTGCGCCGGCTCGGCATCGCCGACGACGACCCGCGGGTCAACGCGCACGGCGGTGCGATCGCCCTCGGTCACCCGCTCGGGATGAGTGGTGCCCGGATCGCCTGGTCGGCCGCCCTGTCGATGGCCGACGGCGACCACGACCACGCGATCGCGACGATGTGCATCGGCGTCGGGCAGGGCATCGCCGCTCTGCTCTCGCGCCCGTGA
- a CDS encoding enoyl-CoA hydratase/isomerase family protein, whose protein sequence is MIDTPLIRIDRHESGVVEVVLDRPEAMNAVSTQMATALTAAGGALADDTSVRAVVLTSSHDKAFCVGADLKERNGFTDEQLRAQRPGNRLAYRALLDLPVPTIAAVDGYAMGGGCELALACDLIVAGPRALFALPEVSVGVIPGGGGTQLLTRRIGWSRAADLIFTARRVDGEEALRLGLADRLVDDAKGEALAMAATIAQHSPVGMRNAKAAMRGGLDLTLDEGLDLEDARWHDTAFSADRAEGVRAFAEKRTPDWPGLG, encoded by the coding sequence ATGATCGACACCCCGCTCATCCGCATCGACCGCCACGAGTCCGGCGTCGTCGAGGTCGTCCTCGACCGCCCCGAGGCGATGAACGCCGTCTCCACGCAGATGGCGACCGCCCTCACCGCGGCCGGTGGAGCCCTCGCCGACGACACCTCGGTGCGGGCCGTGGTGCTCACCTCGAGCCATGACAAGGCCTTCTGCGTCGGCGCGGACCTCAAGGAGCGCAACGGCTTCACCGACGAGCAGCTGCGCGCCCAGCGCCCGGGCAACCGGCTGGCCTACCGCGCGCTGCTCGACCTGCCGGTGCCGACGATCGCCGCGGTCGACGGCTATGCCATGGGCGGCGGCTGCGAGCTCGCGCTCGCTTGTGACCTCATCGTCGCCGGGCCGCGGGCGCTCTTCGCGCTGCCGGAGGTCTCGGTCGGGGTCATCCCCGGCGGTGGCGGCACGCAGCTGCTGACCCGCCGCATCGGCTGGTCGCGGGCGGCCGACCTGATCTTCACCGCGCGCCGGGTCGATGGCGAGGAGGCCCTGCGCCTCGGCCTGGCCGACCGCCTCGTCGACGACGCGAAGGGGGAGGCTCTCGCCATGGCGGCGACCATCGCCCAGCACTCGCCGGTGGGGATGCGCAATGCCAAGGCGGCCATGCGTGGCGGCCTCGACCTCACCCTCGACGAGGGCCTCGACCTCGAGGACGCCCGCTGGCACGACACGGCCTTCAGCGCCGACCGCGCCGAGGGCGTGCGCGCCTTCGCCGAGAAGCGCACGCCCGACTGGCCCGGTCTGGGCTGA
- a CDS encoding PHP domain-containing protein, whose translation MIDLHTHSARSDGTDAPGELVRQAAGAGLTTVALTDHDTTVGWEEAAQAAAEHGVALVRGAELSTRHQGRSVHLLAYLFDPQDAALAEEMRRMRDDRVPRLQRIVEYMAADGFDITWDDVLAQADGPASLGRPHLADALVAKGLAPDRNAVFADWLHNGSRYYEAHYAVGTEEAVRLVRAAGGVPVVAHPFAAKRQRSLDADDVARLVDAGLLGLEADHRDHDDAGRRLARELAAEHDLLVTGSSDFHGDGKTNRLGENTTDPEVLARLESLATGLPVLR comes from the coding sequence GTGATCGACCTGCACACCCACAGCGCCCGCAGCGACGGCACCGACGCGCCCGGTGAGCTCGTCCGTCAGGCGGCGGGGGCCGGGCTGACGACGGTGGCGCTCACCGACCACGACACGACCGTCGGGTGGGAGGAGGCGGCGCAGGCGGCCGCCGAGCACGGCGTCGCCCTCGTCCGCGGGGCCGAGCTGTCGACGCGGCACCAGGGGCGCTCGGTCCACCTGCTCGCCTACCTCTTCGACCCTCAGGACGCGGCCCTCGCCGAGGAGATGCGCCGGATGCGGGACGACCGCGTGCCGCGACTGCAGCGCATCGTCGAGTACATGGCCGCCGACGGCTTCGACATCACGTGGGACGACGTCCTCGCGCAGGCCGACGGCCCGGCCTCCCTCGGCCGCCCGCACCTCGCCGACGCCCTCGTGGCCAAGGGGCTCGCCCCCGACCGCAATGCCGTCTTCGCCGACTGGCTGCACAACGGCTCGCGCTACTACGAGGCGCACTACGCGGTGGGCACCGAGGAGGCCGTCCGGCTCGTGCGCGCCGCCGGCGGGGTCCCGGTCGTCGCCCACCCCTTCGCCGCGAAGCGCCAGCGCTCGCTCGACGCCGACGACGTCGCCCGCCTCGTCGACGCCGGGCTGCTCGGCCTCGAGGCCGACCACCGCGACCACGACGACGCCGGTCGCCGCCTGGCCCGCGAGCTCGCCGCCGAGCACGACCTGCTCGTCACCGGCAGCAGCGACTTCCACGGCGACGGCAAGACCAACCGGCTCGGTGAGAACACGACCGACCCCGAGGTGCTCGCCCGCCTCGAGTCGCTGGCCACCGGGCTGCCGGTCCTGCGATGA
- a CDS encoding DUF2252 domain-containing protein codes for MSWVETGDERARQQHVVDTLESAFSDLMAASPDAFRVKFRKMADSPFAFYRGSACLFHRDMASLDEPWTDERTSRVWIHGDLHVENFGTYINSHGELVLDVNDYDEAYVGPYTWDLRRFVAGLAVMGWRKALPEQDVRDLAATYLRSYLEQVHDFVAGAMDTDFALRLGNTEGAVHATLQAARRNSRSALLDAASEVTDEGRRFTDGPGVRRLDDDERGRVLEAFARYVETIPEAKRAEHETFYEVKDVVGRSGFGIGSAGLPAYSLLIEGFDEAHENDILLSMKQANHPALADVVDLPQARDLFAHEGERTVVSQRALQVHADPLLGYTTVAGVGFVVDEVSPYEIDLSWDELHEPVDMEPVVRDLGRATAKIHCVSDADSDHTVVDFQTEEAIASVLEGREEELVGDLVDFAVAYAERVRADHALFVEAFRRGRIGRVQAV; via the coding sequence ATGAGCTGGGTCGAGACGGGCGACGAGCGGGCTCGCCAGCAGCACGTCGTCGACACCCTCGAGTCCGCCTTCTCCGACCTCATGGCCGCCTCGCCCGACGCCTTCCGGGTGAAGTTCCGCAAGATGGCCGATTCCCCCTTCGCCTTCTATCGCGGCAGCGCCTGCCTCTTCCACCGCGACATGGCCTCGCTCGACGAGCCGTGGACCGACGAGCGGACCTCGCGGGTGTGGATCCACGGCGACCTGCACGTGGAGAACTTCGGCACCTACATCAACTCCCACGGCGAGCTCGTCCTCGACGTCAACGACTACGACGAGGCCTATGTCGGGCCCTACACGTGGGACCTGCGGCGATTCGTCGCCGGGCTGGCGGTCATGGGCTGGCGCAAGGCCCTGCCCGAGCAGGACGTCCGTGACCTGGCGGCGACCTACCTGCGCAGCTATCTCGAGCAGGTCCACGACTTCGTCGCCGGTGCCATGGACACCGACTTCGCGCTCCGGCTGGGCAACACCGAGGGTGCCGTGCACGCGACCCTGCAGGCGGCTCGGCGCAACAGCCGGTCCGCGCTGCTCGACGCGGCGAGCGAGGTGACCGACGAGGGGCGCCGGTTCACCGACGGGCCCGGCGTGCGCCGCCTCGACGACGACGAGCGCGGGCGGGTCCTCGAGGCCTTCGCGCGCTACGTCGAGACGATCCCGGAGGCGAAGCGGGCCGAGCACGAGACCTTCTACGAGGTCAAGGACGTCGTCGGGCGCTCCGGCTTCGGCATCGGCAGCGCCGGTCTGCCGGCCTACAGCCTGCTCATCGAGGGCTTCGACGAGGCGCACGAAAATGACATCCTCCTGTCGATGAAGCAGGCCAACCACCCCGCGCTCGCCGACGTCGTCGACCTGCCGCAGGCTCGTGACCTCTTCGCCCACGAGGGGGAGCGGACCGTCGTCAGCCAGCGGGCGCTGCAGGTGCACGCCGACCCGCTGCTCGGCTACACGACGGTCGCGGGCGTCGGCTTCGTCGTCGACGAGGTCTCGCCCTACGAGATCGACCTGTCGTGGGACGAGCTGCACGAGCCGGTCGACATGGAGCCGGTCGTGCGCGACCTCGGGCGGGCGACGGCCAAGATCCACTGCGTCTCCGACGCCGACAGCGACCACACCGTCGTCGACTTCCAGACGGAGGAGGCGATCGCCTCGGTCCTCGAGGGCCGCGAGGAGGAGCTCGTGGGCGACCTCGTCGACTTCGCCGTCGCCTACGCCGAGCGGGTCCGTGCCGACCACGCGCTCTTCGTCGAGGCCTTCCGCCGGGGCCGCATCGGGCGCGTGCAGGCGGTCTGA
- a CDS encoding ParA family protein has translation MARAKKAAIIAVANQKGGVAKTTSVASIGAAMAELGKRVLLVDLDPQASLTFSLGIDPDAVELSVNEVVLGQAEIADAILEASDGIDLLPSTIELAGSEAQLLTRPGREFVLQSVLEDVREDYDVVLLDCSPSLGVLTLSALTAATGLIIPMQAEMLSHRGVGQLLDTVKDVKKLLNKKLKTIGILPTMYDGRSNHAREVLEDLGTRYKLPVLSPPIPRTVRFAEAPAAGRSILDTARSSKGAAAYREVTEAILAAI, from the coding sequence GTGGCACGTGCGAAGAAGGCGGCGATCATCGCGGTCGCCAACCAGAAGGGCGGGGTCGCCAAGACGACCTCCGTGGCCTCGATCGGCGCCGCCATGGCGGAGCTCGGCAAGCGCGTGCTGCTCGTCGACCTCGACCCGCAGGCGAGCCTGACCTTCAGCCTCGGCATCGACCCCGACGCCGTCGAGCTGTCGGTCAACGAGGTCGTCCTCGGCCAGGCCGAGATCGCCGACGCGATCCTCGAGGCGAGCGACGGCATCGACCTGCTGCCCTCGACGATCGAGCTCGCGGGCTCCGAGGCCCAGCTGCTCACCCGTCCGGGGCGCGAGTTCGTCCTCCAGTCGGTCCTCGAGGATGTCCGCGAGGACTACGACGTCGTCCTGCTCGACTGCAGCCCGAGCCTGGGCGTGCTCACCCTCTCGGCGCTCACGGCCGCGACCGGTCTGATCATCCCGATGCAGGCCGAGATGCTCAGCCACCGCGGCGTCGGCCAGCTGCTCGACACGGTCAAGGACGTCAAGAAGCTGCTCAACAAGAAGCTCAAGACCATCGGCATCCTCCCGACGATGTACGACGGCCGCTCCAACCACGCCCGCGAGGTGCTCGAGGACCTCGGCACGCGCTACAAGCTGCCGGTGCTCTCGCCGCCGATCCCGCGCACGGTGCGCTTCGCGGAGGCGCCGGCCGCGGGCCGCTCGATCCTCGACACCGCCCGCTCGAGCAAGGGTGCCGCCGCCTACCGCGAGGTCACCGAGGCCATCCTCGCCGCGATCTGA
- a CDS encoding glycosyltransferase family A protein yields the protein MPTLQRARTLAVGGLRAVVTRDPAARRRVVDPLRARLRPTPLTGAAPLVAAYARGAEQIGVDDLVATGHRTRSALLRDAARLLAERTGAPSWRAGWAELLVTSGDAELARTGSAVFRELVDEGHAGALTARQCLLHAHTLLARQTEAGEGAAVLAAQLPELTQLSDDERLDLETDLAHPGTAGDGEAWWALLTRRWRDAGMLVPRRLTDDELAAVVGAESVAAFGDDLDVYDRVGPDRGELAARREGLRERVREATGRDIDPDELPLVSVVVTAYRPGPWLATAIRALLDQTWSRLEVLVVDDASGPDFADEIARIAALDPRARVITRERNGGAYRARNLGLAQAKGEYLAFLDADDWCHPERIERQVLPLLADPSLVATHALAIRASEDLRLAWLGYPAVRHNAAGLVMRRSTHDRVGSFDDVRKSADSEYNARIEAVTGQVPPMVTPPLQITRLRSGSLSRSDFGVGWGIGARLAYRSAYKAWHRRLATARTKGELPPMAEGADVPQELVLDWATRHGESDPERESAPGRPFTAPHAWISTRPLAPFDLLVVDDAADTMADPAELRGVLDELLDLDLRVALLHRENPARLRLYRKGLLPAVRRLVDHADDLVQVHPEEHVEAAVTWVRRAEALSVGRPAPDLTTGEVLVTRPTATRTHRVDPAWTHAAVEAELATWGVPEGSALWLPEDEVRARIHQLAEEMR from the coding sequence GTGCCCACCCTGCAACGCGCTCGTACCCTCGCCGTCGGCGGCCTGCGCGCCGTCGTCACCCGTGATCCCGCCGCACGACGTCGGGTCGTCGACCCCCTTCGTGCCCGGCTGCGGCCGACCCCGCTCACCGGCGCCGCCCCGCTCGTCGCCGCCTATGCCCGCGGCGCGGAGCAGATCGGCGTCGACGACCTGGTCGCGACCGGCCACCGCACCCGCTCCGCGCTGCTGCGTGATGCCGCGCGGCTGCTCGCCGAGCGCACCGGCGCCCCGAGCTGGCGGGCCGGCTGGGCCGAGCTGCTCGTCACCAGCGGTGACGCCGAGCTGGCCCGGACCGGGTCGGCCGTCTTCCGCGAGCTCGTCGACGAGGGTCACGCCGGTGCCCTGACCGCGCGGCAGTGCCTGCTGCACGCCCACACCCTGCTCGCCCGGCAGACCGAGGCGGGCGAGGGCGCGGCCGTCCTCGCGGCCCAGCTGCCCGAGCTCACCCAGCTCTCCGACGACGAGCGGCTCGACCTCGAGACCGACCTGGCGCACCCCGGCACCGCCGGTGACGGCGAGGCGTGGTGGGCGCTGCTCACCCGCCGCTGGCGCGACGCCGGGATGCTCGTGCCCCGCCGGCTCACCGACGACGAGCTCGCGGCGGTCGTCGGGGCGGAGTCGGTCGCGGCCTTCGGCGACGACCTCGATGTCTACGACCGCGTCGGCCCCGACCGGGGCGAGCTCGCCGCCCGCCGGGAGGGTCTGCGCGAGCGGGTCCGTGAGGCGACCGGCCGCGACATCGACCCCGACGAGCTGCCGCTCGTCAGCGTCGTCGTCACCGCCTATCGCCCGGGCCCGTGGCTCGCCACGGCGATCCGCGCCCTGCTCGACCAGACCTGGTCACGGCTCGAGGTGCTCGTCGTCGACGACGCGTCCGGCCCGGACTTCGCCGACGAGATCGCCCGCATCGCCGCGCTGGACCCGCGGGCGCGGGTCATCACCCGTGAGCGCAACGGCGGGGCCTATCGCGCGCGCAACCTCGGTCTGGCCCAGGCGAAGGGGGAGTACCTCGCCTTCCTCGACGCCGACGACTGGTGCCACCCCGAGCGCATCGAGCGCCAGGTGCTCCCGCTGCTCGCCGACCCCTCGCTCGTCGCGACCCACGCCCTGGCGATCCGCGCGAGCGAGGACCTCCGGCTCGCCTGGCTTGGCTACCCGGCGGTGCGGCACAACGCCGCCGGGCTCGTCATGCGGCGGTCGACGCACGACCGCGTCGGCAGCTTCGACGACGTGCGCAAGAGCGCCGACAGCGAGTACAACGCCCGGATCGAAGCCGTCACCGGCCAGGTCCCGCCCATGGTCACCCCGCCCCTGCAGATCACCCGCTTGCGCTCGGGGTCCTTGTCCCGCAGCGACTTCGGCGTCGGCTGGGGCATCGGCGCGCGGCTGGCCTATCGCTCGGCCTACAAGGCGTGGCACCGCCGCCTCGCCACCGCCAGGACGAAGGGGGAGCTGCCGCCGATGGCCGAGGGGGCCGACGTCCCGCAGGAGCTCGTCCTCGACTGGGCCACCCGGCACGGCGAGTCCGACCCCGAGCGAGAGAGCGCGCCGGGCCGTCCCTTCACCGCACCCCACGCCTGGATCTCGACGCGGCCGCTCGCTCCCTTCGACCTGCTCGTCGTCGACGACGCCGCCGACACGATGGCCGACCCGGCCGAGCTGCGGGGTGTGCTCGACGAGCTGCTCGACCTCGACCTGCGGGTCGCGCTGCTCCACCGCGAGAACCCCGCGCGCCTGCGCCTCTACCGCAAGGGCCTGCTGCCTGCGGTGCGCCGGCTCGTCGACCACGCCGACGACCTCGTGCAGGTGCACCCCGAGGAGCACGTCGAGGCGGCGGTCACCTGGGTGCGCCGCGCCGAGGCACTGTCCGTCGGCCGGCCCGCGCCCGACCTGACGACGGGCGAGGTGCTCGTCACCCGGCCCACCGCGACCCGCACCCACCGGGTCGACCCGGCGTGGACCCACGCCGCCGTCGAGGCCGAGCTCGCCACGTGGGGCGTGCCCGAGGGGAGCGCCCTCTGGCTGCCCGAGGACGAGGTCCGCGCCCGGATCCACCAGCTCGCCGAGGAGATGCGATGA